In Phycisphaerales bacterium, the sequence GAACATCTTCATCTGACCACGGGTGGTGTTCTGGGCCTCGTCGAGGATGACTACCGCGTTGTTGAGCGTTCGCCCACGCATAAAGGCGAGGGGCGCAACCTCGATCACATCGCTCTCCAAAAAGCGGCGGATGGTGTGGTAGTCCATCATGTCGTGGAGGGCGTCAAAGAGGGGGCGCAGGTAGGGATTCACCTTGTCCTCGAGATCGCCGGGGAGGTACCCGAGTTTCTCCCCGGCCTCCACGGCGGGACGAACGAGGAAAACCTTGCGAACTCGCCCGGACTTGAGCATGTGGACGGCGGCGGCAACGGCGAGATAGGTCTTGCCCGTGCCGGCTGGACCAATGGCAAAGACCATGTCGCTCGCATGGATGGCATCGAGATACCGCTGTTGGTTGACCGAGCGGGCGCGAATCCCTCTGGACTGCCCGTAAACGTCGAGGCGGTCCTCGGGGAGTTCGGGGAGAGGCGTGGCTTGAGCCTGCTCGCCAAGTTCGTCCGCGATCATGTCGAGGACGTCCTTGCGGGTTGGCTGCTCGCGGCGTTCGGCGGCCGTGCCAAGGCGTTCGAGAACGCGGCGCGCGGCATCGACGGCGTCTCGATCACCGGAGATCTGGACCACACGATCGCGAGCAGCGACGCGCACGCCGAGGGCCTCGCGGAGCATTTTCAGATTCCTCTCAGAGGAGCCGACGACAGAGGTTCGGTCGGCGCCTGGGGGGAATCGAACGGTGATCTCCAAGTCCGTGTGTCTCCGGTGGTTGGGGGCGGGCGGCCGATGAATAAACGAACCACGACCCCGCAACTAGTTTACGGCCCGCACGGGCGAGACCTTGAGCGACGCATGGCAAGAATACCCAAACAAAACACAATCTTTTTGCCTGGAACGGCAATCCTGTTCTTTGGTGTAACTGTTGGAACATTGATCGGCTGTTCCGCAGGGGCGGTTCGGTCGGTGCCTTCGTACCACGCGAGCGATTCTGTTCTTGTTTCGATTGGTGACTTTGACGACCTCACCGCCGCGATGGAGTACACGCAAACAATCGCCGAGGTGGCGGTTGAGCGGAAATCAGAAACCAACGGTGTGGTGGCCTTTGAGGTGGCGACAGCGACGGATGAGGCGGGACGGTTGGAATGCCGGGCCGTGGATGGGGGGATCGAGTTGCGCGCGCGGGTGGGGCTGTATGGCGATCGGGCGCGGGAACAGCGAATCTTGGAGGCGATGTCGCGGCGACTGGGTCAATTGGCGGGGCGGGACTGGGCGCCGGTGGATTGAGGGGGCGCCGGGAGACAGCCGGGGATGTGGACGGTCATGGTGGTGCCCTTCTGCCAGACGGAATCGACGCTGATGGTCCCGCCGAGACGTTTGACAGCGTGCTTGACGATCGCGAGGCCGAGGCCCGTGCCGCGTCGGGCTGGCGTACCTGTGCGTGCCGTGTCAACCTGATAGAAGCGTTCGAAGATCCGAGGCTGGGCGGCGAGGGGAATGCCGATGCCCTGATCAATAACGCGAATGCGGATGCCGTCGCGCCGTGCCTTCTGCGAGGTGTCCTGTGGATGGAGACGATCAACGCGGACGGTGATCGTGGTGTTCTCGAAGGCGAACTTGGTCGAGTTCTCGATGAGGTTGCCGAGGATGAGGCGGAGGAGGTCGGAGTCGGACTCGACGATCGCCACATCCGGCGCGACCACGTCGGCGACGTTGAGGTGACGCTCGTCGCGCGCGCGCTCGAAGGACTCGGCAACGTGGCGCGTGAGGGCGGCGAGATCCACGGGCTCGCGACGGACCGGAGCCTCCGGCGATTCGAGTCGTGAGAGATCGAGGAGGTCGCGTATGAGTTCCTCGATGCGCTCGACGTTGGACGAGACGACGGTGAGGAGTTTGTCGCGCATCGAGGGTTCGTCGGCGGCGCCGTCGCGGAGCGTCTCGACCGCGGCCTTGATGGAACTCAGCGGCGTGCGGACCTCGTGAGAAGCGTTGGCGACAAAGTCGGTCTTGAGTTGGGAGGCGAGGGCGAGATCGGTGACATCGCGAAGCGCAAGGGCGACGCCCGGCTCGGCCGCGGATGGCGATGGGGCTGAAGGCGTGGCGACGGCGAGGGCGACGGGCATCGCGGCGACCTCGACGACACGGGGGAGGCCGGCGCGGGGCATTTTCACGTGCAACACGGCGGGGTTGCCGGCGAGGGCGCCGGCATGCAGGTTCAGGACCTCGGACTGCGTGAACAGGTCGAGGATGTTCCGCCCGACAACGGAGGCGGCATCGCGCGACCAGAAGGCATCCGCAGCGGGATTCGCGGCGATGACCACGCCCGTGCTGTCGGTGGCGAGGACGGGATCGGGGATGGCGTTCAGGACCGCGCGGACGTTGCTCAAGGCCGTTGAGAGTTCCGGGAGTCGGGCGCTCACACGCGACCGGTAGAGATCGACGCGTTGCGTGGCTTGGGCGAGGCGTTGGGCGAGTGAATCCTGGAGCGTTCCGGCGGCTCCATCGGCATCTGCGGGTGTCGTCGGCGTGAGGGATCGGCTGAGGCGATCGAGTTCATCGATGGCCTGGGCCTTGGGTGCGCTGACCTTGGCGTAGAGAATCCAGATCGCGGCGAGTGCGGCGAGGCCCGTGCCCGTGAGAAGTACTGCGGCGTTCCAGTCGTTGAGAATCCCGACCCAGACGACGCCGGCTGATGCCGCGACGAGAAGGGCACACCAGTGCTCGGGTCGGTTCCACGCGGTGGGCATGAGCGGTGGCCACGTGAATGAAGCGTGTGGCGAGTGAAGATTACGCGTCGGAGAACTCGGCGACATCCTCATCGGCGCCGAGTTCGGCGGTGGCACGATAGCCAACGCCACGGACGGTTCGGATCATGCTCCCGGAGGCCCCGAGTTTCTTGCGGATCGCGGTGATGTGGACATCGATGGTCCGCTCGGTGACGGTGACGCCCGGGCCCATGGCCTTGGACATGAGTGCCGCGCGGGAAAGCACCCGGCCACCAGCCTGCAAGAGAGAGGCGAGAAGGCGGAACTCCGTCAGGGTGAGTTTGAGGGTCTGGGCGTTGACCTGGGCCTCGTGGGTGGTGAGGTCAACCGAGATCGGACCCAGACGCAGGGCCGAATCGGGCTTTGGAGTGGACTCAGAGCGGCGGAGGACTGCGGCCACGCGAGCGGCGAGAACCTTCATGGAGCAAGGTTTCGTGATGTAGTCGTCGGCGCCGAGGGCGAGGCCGGTGAGTTGCTCGGCCTCGGAGGTCTTGGCGGTGAGCATGATGATGGGAATGGAGGCGGATCGCGGGGTGGACCTAAGGCGTGTGGCGATCTCGGTCCCGGAGAGTTCGGGGAGCATGAGGTCGAGGATGATGAGGTCCGGGGGAGTCTGCTCGACGATTTCAAGAGCCCGGCGGCCGGCATTGGCAACGCTGGTGGCGTAGCCCGCCTTTTCGAGGTTGTAGGCGATGAGGTCGGCGAGGTCGCGCTCGTCTTCGACGATCAGGATGTGTTTGCGCGAGGCCATGGTCTCAAACCCTCATTAACTCTCGATTTGCGCAATATTTGCGCAACATGTGCCGCGAGGATTATCGAGATGAGGGTAGGGAGATGACGCGTGGGACTGAGTCAGGAAGAAGTTACGGTTTTGCTAAAGATGATCGATCGCGTGTGGTGAGGAAATTTGGCGGGTGTGAGGGTGAAGGTCCGAAGAAAATGTGGCTCGCGCCGGTTTGTGTTTGCTCACGTCGCGGGGTACGATCGTGACCCCAGCGAAGGAGGAAATCCTCGTCGCGGGGGAAGATCCACGCGTGGCGGCAGGATTGCTGGTGCGTGGTTCGACATCGAGAGTGGGTTCTCGGGCGTCGTTCGCCTCGTGGGTACCTTCTCGGTGGAATTGGGAATGGGCGTGGGCATCGTGCCCAAGGCCCGGCTCGGTCGCGTCGGTGGTGGATGTGTCCGAATCGCGAATGATGACTTTCTTGGGACATTGTGGTTTTTCCAGGGATGGAGCCGAATCGCACACGGGTGTTCCGCGTGCGTGAGAAGACGTCTACCGCCGTCCAGGGGCGGTCGATCCTGGTTTGGATTGGTTTCGAAACCTTGTGCACAGGAGTGATCAGATGAGTCCGACCCGTTTCATTTCGTTGGCCTCGGGGCTTGCGCTTTCGTTCAGCGCGGCACTCGCGGGTCAGAATGCCAGCCTCGACCTGAACCGCCAGTACGGCGCGGAGTTGCAGGCCGACGCCCAGGCCCGTTCGAGCAGCCTGCTCGATGGTGGCGCGACGTACGCCAATGGCGAGCACATCCTGACGGATGGGTCCGGCGACAACACCCTCGCCCTCGGCGGGACCGCTCAGTTCCGCTACCGCCTTGGCCTCCGCTCGGATGATCCGCCGGTCGGCGCCGACAACGGCACGACGATGGGCTTCGACTTCGGCGCGGTCCGCGCCTGGGCCCACGGCAATGTGTACGCCAGCAACATGCACTACCGCATCCAGACCCTCTTCACCAACGACGGCACGTTCGTCCTCGAAGACGCGTACGGCGTGTACGACATGGAGAACGGGCTGAGCTGGAAGTTCGGTCAGTTCAAGCTCCCCTTCCTCCGCGAGGAGAACATCGACCTCGAGCGTCAGCTGGCGGTCGATCGCTCCGAGACCAACTATTTCTTCACCCAGGGCTACAGCCAGGGCATCCAGTTCATGTATGCCCAGGATCAGTGGCGCCTCCAGGGCGGATTCAGCGATGGCACCCTGAGCGGCAACACGGCGTACAACAGCGCCGGTGAAGCGGACTGGGCCTTCAACGCCCGCTTCGACTACATGTTCGCCGGGACCGACTGGAACCGCTTCGAGCAGTTCACCAGCTGGCTGTCGGCTCCGACCGACCTCGCCGGTGTCGCGGGCGCGGCCCTCATCTATGAATCCTTCGGCAGCACCAACCCCTCGGGAACGGAAGTCACGAACTTCATGTTCACGATCGACACGGCCCTCCAGGGCCAGGGCTGGAACGCCTACGGAGCGATCGTCGGCAATACCGAAGACGTCGATGGCGCCGACTCGGTGACGAACTTCGGCCTGGTCCTCCAGGGCGGCATGTTCATCAACAACCAGGTCGAACTCTTCGGCCGCTTCGACGCGATCTTCCTCGACCTGCCCGACGGCTCGACGCAGGACGACAACCTCATGTTCATCACCGCTGGTGCGAACTACTACCTCTCCCAAGAGAGCCACGCGGCACGCTTCACGGCCGACATCGTCTTCTCGCTCAACGAGACCGGCTTCGATGACGGCGGCGGCAACCTTGACACCTTCCTCGCGGGCGGCACCCAGACGGGTATCCTCGGCGATCCGTCGTCGGGCGAAGTCGTCCTCCGCCTCCAGGCTTCGTTCATCTACTAAATCCCCTCCGGCGGGGGCCTGAATGGCTCCTTGCCTGAGGCACGAATCTCACACCGGCCGGTCCTTCGGGATCGGCCGGTTCTTTTTTTGAGTTCTGGTGGCGCGAGGCGAGGGAAAGTGCCGCACCCCAGGGTGGAGTCCGGCCGTATGACCATGGTTGGGAATGCGGATGCCAGGGCGAGCAGGAGGGTGGGCTTGCTGGTATCCTTTGGGTCCGTTGGTTCGGGCGACGCGGCGGTGTCGCGGGCTTGGATTGACGTTTGGTCTTTGATTGTGTGATTGTTGTTCGAGCGATGGGAGGCCCGGCCGGCGGTGTCGGCGTGGCGTTCGGCTCGGATCGAGATGGCTCATACAAGCAGGCGGTGCGCATCGTGATGTTGACGAACATGCTGGGACAGGCGTTGTCGGTTTCGACGCTGGGGAACGGGGTGATGCTGGTTTCGGCGTGGAAGCCGTTTCTGGTGTTGCTGCCTTTGCTGCCGTGGCTGTGGCTGGTGACAAAGGTCTTTGACAAGCACTGCTCACGATTCCACCTGGCGAAGGAGAACTGGAATCTCGTGCACTTGTGCGTCGGGCTGATCGCGGTCCTCATGGCGTTCGCGATGCCGATCGCGGGCGAGGGAGCGATCTGGGCGGGACTTGGCGCGATGATCGTGCTGCTGGCGATCGACGTCACGGTGTTCACGATGGTGGTGAACAAGGACGACCGCGTCCCCGAGGAGCACCACCTCACGCTGGATTTCTCGAAGTATCGCGAGGCACGGGCACAGAAGGCGGCCGACAAGAAGCAGGGGAAGGCGGAACTCGTGCTCCGCACGCCCGACAAGCAGTTGATCGCGGTCCCGATGGTGGACTCGCCCGAGTTCGAGTTGCGGACCGCATCCGAGGCGCTCTATATCTCGGCAGTCCGTCAGCGGGCGACGCAGATCGAGATCGCGCCCGTCGCGGGTGGTGTGGGTGGACAGGCGATGTATGCCGCGTCGTACATGACCGACGGCGTGCGGACGCAGGGGGACACGATGCCGCCCGCGAATGCGATGCGGGTGATCGATTTCTGGAAGCACGCGGCGGGCCTGGACGTCGCCGAGCGACGCAAGCGCCAGTCGGGTGACACCATGGTGGAGCAGGAGGGAAGCAAGAAGAAACTCCGCGTGGTGACGATCGGTTCACAGGCGGGCGTCAAGTGCACGATGCTCATCGAGCCCGAGGCCCAGGTTCGCCGCAAACCGGCCGCGCTGGGCCTCCTCGAGCCCCAGATGGAGGAGTTGAAGGCGATCACGGGCGAGGAAGAGGGCGTCGTGCTGCTGGCGGCCCCACTCGATGGCGGTCGAACGACGACGTTCTACTCGGTCGTGAAGATGCACGACGCGTACACACGGAACATCCAGACCGTGGAGATCGAGCCCCAGGACACCATCGAGGGCGTGAAGCAGAACATCTTCGAGGTCGTGCCCGATGGTCCCGAGTTCTCGACGTTCGTGCGATCGGTGCTGCGCCGCGACCCGGACGTGGTGGGTGTCGCGGAACTCCCCGACGCGAGCACGGCGAAGGAGATCGCCAAGGCCGACGTGGAGCGGACTCGGACGTATGTCTCCCTGCGGGCGGACAACGCGCTGGTCGCGGTCGCGGGGTGGGTGAAGGCTGTGGGAGATCTGGACCAGGGGAGCAAATGTCTGCGAGGCGTCGTGGCGCAGCGGCTGGTGCGGAAGTTGTGCACGAACTGCCGCGTGCCATATCCCCCGTCGCCGGAGATGCTGAAGAAGTTGGGTCTGCCCGGTGATCGCGTGAAACAACTCTTCAAGAAGGGCGGGCAGGTCCTGATCAAGAACAAGCCCGAGATCTGCCCGATGTGCGGCGGGTCGGGCTATCACGGTCAGGAAGGCGTCTTCGAGATCATGCGGCTCACCGCCGAGGATCGCGCCCTCATCAAGGCTGGGGACATGGGATCACTCCGGACGGAGTTGCGCAAGCGGAACACGATCATGATCCAGCAGGCCGCGCTCAAGAAGGCCGTGGATGGCGTGACGAGCGTGGAAGAGTTGATGCGAGTGATGGGCGAGGGAAGTCCTTCGCCCCAGCGGGCGCCGAGCGCCCCGGCGGGCGCGGCGAGTTGAGGCCGGTGGGTTCGTCGGTTGGTTCCGGTGGTGTTGGGTTGCGTGTGTGAGACTGGTTGGATGGAGTGCTTGCGATGATCATGAGTCTTCTGGCGATCGGGCTGTGCGTGCTGGTGCTGGGTGTGTGGGCGGCACGGGGATTTCTGTCGTCGATGATCCACATGGTGTGCACGCTGATCGCCGGTGCCGTGGCGTTCGCCTCGTGGGAGCCGATCTCGTACTTCCTGCTCGACTTCGCCAAGGACGGGAGCCAGGTGCTCAGGGATACCGCGTGGGCGCTCGGGTTGGCGCTGCCGTTCGCCGCGACGCTGGCGATCCTTCGGCTCATCACCAACGCGGTCATCCGCTCCAACGCGACGACGGTCCGCGCCATCGACATGGTCGGCGGCGGGTTGTGCGGCGCGGTCTCGGGGATCATCACCGCGGGCATCATCGTGATCTCCATCCAATTCACACGGTTGGACACGGAGTTCTGGGGGTATCGCCCGATCGAGTACACGGGGAGCGGGAGCGTGGAGCGGTCCAGCCCGCTGATCTTCCCCGTCGACAAGATCACGGCTAGGACCTACGCGTACTTCTCGACGCAATCACTCGTGAACGACGAGGACACCTCGCTCGAGCGGCTGTATCCGGATCTGGACATCGTCCCGACGTCGCTGCGAACCACGTTCGGCGATGGGAAGGCCAAGAACACGCTGCATCCAGACGACTTTGAGGTCATGGCGCGCTACACCGTCGGCGAGGGACGCAATCTCCCGATCGACCAGTTGCTCGCCGACCGATGGGGCGCGGGGGCAGCGCAGAAAGCGACGACTCCCGAGGGCGGGTCGTACCCCAACGGCTCAACGATCCAGGGGTTCGCGATCAAGTTCAATGCCGGATCGAAGGAGTCGAACGGACAGGTTGTCTTTGGGAATGCCCAGGTGCGCCTGGTGTGCACGGACTCGGAGGGGACGTCGTGGACGTTCTTCCCGATCGCGGCGGTGATGCAGGCAGAGGCGGCAAAGCTGACGCTTCGTCGATTCCGGTTTGACGCTCCCGATGTGTACTTCGCGTCGGTGGGCGGCTCATCGCATTCGGGATTCGGCGTGGAGTTTGCCGTCCCGCCAGGCTTTACGCCGGTGGCCCTGTATGTGAAGAACGTTCGCGTGATGGCGAATGAGGGAAGGCTCGCGGTGCCGGCGGCCCAGTATGCGACGACCGCGGAGCGGGACAACGCCGTGGCCGACGGCTCACTGGCGAACCTCGCGGGTGCGAATCTCGAGGTGGCAGAGAACAAGTACGGCGGGAAAACTCCGGGCGAAGTGGCCGAAGGTCCTGTGTCGGTCCGGTTCGATCCGACCAAGTTCGACGACACGACGGGGCTACGGATTTCGGATCGGTTGCCGTTCACGCTGCACCTGACGACGGTGCGCGGGCTCACAATAGAAGACGAGCAGAAGAAGAACATCATCTCGCGCGGGATGCAGGCGTTCTCTCGCGAGGAACTGTCGAACATCCCGCTGGAGCGGTCGCTGCAGGTCCAGCGGCTGAGCGTGACGAACGACACGATCATCGTGCAGATCGACGTGAGCCTTGGAAAGCAGATGTCGTATATCTCTCGGCCGAACCTGATCGAAGACGACAGCAAGCCCGTGAACCTCGTGGACTCGAACGGGACGACGTATGAGCCGGTGGGATACGTCTACGAGAACAGCGCCGACGGGAGCAAGACGGTGAGTTACGACCCCGGGCGGCCCATCATGTCGCTTCGAGAGTTGCCCGGACTGAGCAAGAGCCGTCCGAACGACAAGTTGATGCTGATCTTCCGGGTGAGCCGGGGCGTGAACCTGAAGACGCTGGGCATCGGTGGAGAGACGCTGGCGGAGTTCAAGCCACCGATCCTGCTGAACCAGCCGCAGGGGGCGAACTGAGTTCGTCGCGACTCGGCGTCTGCGCAAAATGAATGTTGGAGTCCATGAACACACGCGGTGAGAATGCCGCGTGTTTTCATTGAAGGATTCGATGGCGGGTTAGCTGCTGCCGCCGCGCATGCGCTCGAGGCCTTCGGGGAAGGGATAACTGGGATAGACACCGATATGCCCGTATCGCCACATCGCGGGCGGAGCGAAGACATCGCCCCGGAACCCGGCGTCGAACATGGTCCGCAGGACGCTCTCGAAACTCGGCTCCTTCGCGTCGGCGCCCTCGAGTCGATTCGCCCGGGCGTTGAGGAAGGAGACGGAGGCAACCGGAGAACGCTCGCGACGATCGCGGAGCATCTTGGCGATGGTCTTGAAGCCCCGGGAGAGGTCGTGGAGGGTGAAGTGGTCACGGCCCCTGGGACGGAGGATGCCCAGGATCAGCAGGCTGTCGAGGTCGAACTTCAGGATGTAGGGCTCCTTGTCGCCACCCGCGACAGTGGCGACAGAGCCCTGGAACATGCGGGCGTAACTCGTGACCGAGGCGGCGGTCCATTGGCTTGCGGAGACGAGGTCGCAGAGTTGCGAGACGATGCCCCGGCTGTTGTCCTGGTCGTTGACGCCACAGATCATGGTGCGGTAACGACCGTCGAGGAGGTCGCGGAGCATCTCCTGGCCCCAGAGGATGCGGATGCGCTCGCCGACGTCCTCGGGGCGCTCGACGCGGGACTCGCCCATGGGCAGGAGCGTGACGCGCTCGCTGGCCTGATCCGAGAGCATGAGGTGCTCGGCATCCTCGTCATAGAGGCGGAGAGAGGGGTTTGTCCTGGTCATGGGCGGTCCTTCCTGGTGGTTGGCCGATACAGAACGCGGGGGTATCGCGGCGCTGAGAGTTCCTGTGACTGTGACAGGTTAGTCCCCGGACAGGCGTTGGGGACTGGTGGTGAGTTCGACACGGAATCGAGTGGGTGGGGTTGCCCACGACTGCACGCGCACAAGGGCGTGCTGGATAGATCGACGGCAACTCGGCAACTCTCCTGGCGACGGAGCGCTTCGATGCGGAGTTTGATCCGCCGGTGAGCCCCGGGAATGTGCGGGCCTTACCCGATCGTCAAACAAACTGGCGGCACAATCACCGAACTCCAGGAACGCGAATCGACGTCTACCGAAACGCCCGCCGCGACCTGTGGCGCGTCGCACTTCTCGCTCCTGGACACCATTTGGGCATCGAATCTCTCGCACCAACCGGCCAACATGGATTTATGTAGCGGACCGAACGTTGCACATCGCACGAAAGACTAGTAATGGCAGTTGTAGCAGGCGGAGCTGACCCATTGGTAGCCTTGGCGGTTGCGGTGCTCGTTGGCCATAGAAGTTTGGTTGTGCTCGTGGCAATGAGTGCATGAGTACGCTGGGGTCGCCGCCGGAACGGTGTGGCAATCGACGCAGCGGAGGTTTCGATGTCCGCCCGGGTTGCGATTGACGCTGGGGTGGTTGAAGGTGGCGTTGGCCCAGAGTGTTGGCGTGTGGCACGTGGTGCAGTTGGTGGGGTAGCCGAGTTGGGCGTGGTTGGGGTTGGTGGTCGCCTGGTAGTCGTTGAGGTGGCAGAAGGAGCACTGGGTGGAAAGGCCGGTGTAGACGTTGGGGGTGGTGTGGCACTCGGAGCAGGAGCGGTTGGCGTGGGCCTGGGTCAAGGGGAATGACGCCGGATGGTTGAAGACGGCACCGGTCCATCGGAGAGTGGTGTGGCACTGGGTGCAGTTGGTGCTGAACCCGGCCGACACGTGGTTGGGGTTGGTAACGCCCTGGTAGTCGTCGAGGTGGCAGAAGGAGCACTGGGTGGAGAGCCCGGTGTAGACATTGGGCGTCGTGTGGCAGGCCGAGCAGGCGCGATTCGCGTGTCCCTGGGTGAGCGGGAATGAGGCTGGGTGGTTGAAGACGGCCCCGGTCCATCGGATGGTGGTATGGCACTGGGTGCAGTTGGTGCTGAACCCGGCCGACACGTGGTTGGGATTGGTGGTGGACTGGAAGGCGGGGAGGTGGCAGGAGACGCAGTCTCGCGAGAGGCCGGTGTAGACGCCCGGCGTGCGGTGGCAGTCGGTGCATTGGCGATTGGCGTGGGCGTTGGTGAGGGGGAAGGCGCTGGTGTGGTTGAAGGTGGCACCCTGCCACTGGGCGGTGTTGTGGCACTGGACGCAGTTGGTGCTGATGCCCGCGGCCTGGTGGTACGGGTTGGTGGTCTGTTGATAGTCGGTCGTGTGGCACGAGGCGCAGGCCGTGGAGTTCCCGGTGTAGACACCCGGCGTGGTGTGGCACCGGACGCAGGCGACGCCGGCGTGCCCGAGGGTGAGGGGGAAGGAGGATGGGTGCTGGAAGTTGGCGCCCTGCCACTGGATGGTGTTGTGGCAATCGGTGCAGTTGGTGCTGAAGCCGCTGGTGACGTGGTTGGGGTTGGTGACGCGCTGGTAGTCGTCGAGGTGGCAGGACGAGCACGCCGCGGACTGGCCTGTGTAGACGCCCGGCGTGGTGTGGCAGGCGGTGCAGGAGTGGCCGGCGTGCCCATTGGTCAGCGGGAACGAGGGCGTGTGGGGGAAGACAGCCCCCGTCCAACGGATGGTGCTGTGGCACTGGGTGCAGTTCGTGCTGATGTTGGCGGCCTGGTGGTTGGGATTGGTCGTGGACTGGAAATCGGACAGGTGGCAACTCGAGCAGGCGGTGGAGAGGCCTGTATAGACGCCCGGGGTGGTGTGGCACGCGGAGCACGCGACGCTCGCGTGGGCGTTGGTGAGGGGGAACGTAGAGGGGTGCTGGAAACTGGCGCCCTGCCAGCGGAGGGTGGTGTGGCATTCGGTGCAGTTGGTGCTGAAGCCGCTCGTCTGGTGGTTGGGGTTGGTCGTGGCCTGGAAGTTATCAAGGTGGCAGGCCGAGCACGTGGTGGAGAGCCCGGTGTACACGCCCGGCGTTGTGTGGCACGCGGTGCACGAGACGTTGGCGTGCCCGAGAGTGAGCGGGAAGGTCGAGGGATGGGTGAAGTTCGCACCCTGCCACTGGAGCGTGTTGTGGCAGTCGGTGCAGTTGGTGCTGAACCCGGCAGTGGTGTGATTGGGGTTGGAGGTCGCCTGGTAGTTGTCGAGATGGCAGGCCGAGCACACAGGAGACTGGCCGGCATAGTTGCCCGGGGTGGTGTGGCATTCGGAGCAGCGACGGTTCGCGTGCCCCAGCGTGAGCGGGAAGGAGGCGGTGTGATTGAATGTGGCCCCCTGCCAGCGAAGCGTGGTGTGGCACTGGAGGCAACTAGTCGAGAAGTTGGCGGACTGGTGGTTGGGATCGGTGGTCGCCTGGAAGTCCGATTGGTGGCAGGAAGCGCAGTCGGTGGAGAGGCCCGTGAAGGTGCCCGGCGTGGTGTGACAGGTCGAGCACGAGATACCCGCGTGGCCGAGGGTCAGCGGGAAGGTCTGCGGATGATCAAAGCCCGCGGGGAGCCAGGCGACGGGTGTGTGACAGCGGTCACAGCGATCGGTGATGCCTTGCGCGAGGTGGTCAAGCGTCGTGGAGCGTGTGGCGTCGCCGGCATGGCAAGCCTCACAGGCGACGCTGGGCTGCTCGAAGTTGCCGGTGGCGGCGCCGGGGTGGCAGCGCGTGCAATCGATCGAGGCGTGGGCGCCGACGAGGGGGAAGCGCGTGCGGTTGTGCTGGGCGATCGCGTCCTTGGGTCGCCAGGTGGTCTCGTTATGGCAGTCGGTGCAGGTAGCCCCGAGGCGTCCGCGGTGGACATCCTGGTGGCAGCCGGCGCAACCCTGTGCGGAGAACTGCTGCACAGGCCCGCGATCGTTGTGGCAGAGAAGGCACTGGGCGCTCGCGTGGGCGCCGTTGAGTGGGACGCCAGTCTCTCGCTCGTGATCGAACTGGAAATCGTCCTTGATCTTGTTCCAGGTTCCGCCCTCGTGGCAGAGGGAGCAGTCTGCGGGGAAGGTGTCGTGGGGGACGACGGGGCCGTAACTCTTGTTCCAGCCTTTGCGCGGGAC encodes:
- a CDS encoding CvpA family protein is translated as MIMSLLAIGLCVLVLGVWAARGFLSSMIHMVCTLIAGAVAFASWEPISYFLLDFAKDGSQVLRDTAWALGLALPFAATLAILRLITNAVIRSNATTVRAIDMVGGGLCGAVSGIITAGIIVISIQFTRLDTEFWGYRPIEYTGSGSVERSSPLIFPVDKITARTYAYFSTQSLVNDEDTSLERLYPDLDIVPTSLRTTFGDGKAKNTLHPDDFEVMARYTVGEGRNLPIDQLLADRWGAGAAQKATTPEGGSYPNGSTIQGFAIKFNAGSKESNGQVVFGNAQVRLVCTDSEGTSWTFFPIAAVMQAEAAKLTLRRFRFDAPDVYFASVGGSSHSGFGVEFAVPPGFTPVALYVKNVRVMANEGRLAVPAAQYATTAERDNAVADGSLANLAGANLEVAENKYGGKTPGEVAEGPVSVRFDPTKFDDTTGLRISDRLPFTLHLTTVRGLTIEDEQKKNIISRGMQAFSREELSNIPLERSLQVQRLSVTNDTIIVQIDVSLGKQMSYISRPNLIEDDSKPVNLVDSNGTTYEPVGYVYENSADGSKTVSYDPGRPIMSLRELPGLSKSRPNDKLMLIFRVSRGVNLKTLGIGGETLAEFKPPILLNQPQGAN
- a CDS encoding response regulator transcription factor produces the protein MASRKHILIVEDERDLADLIAYNLEKAGYATSVANAGRRALEIVEQTPPDLIILDLMLPELSGTEIATRLRSTPRSASIPIIMLTAKTSEAEQLTGLALGADDYITKPCSMKVLAARVAAVLRRSESTPKPDSALRLGPISVDLTTHEAQVNAQTLKLTLTEFRLLASLLQAGGRVLSRAALMSKAMGPGVTVTERTIDVHITAIRKKLGASGSMIRTVRGVGYRATAELGADEDVAEFSDA
- the tadA gene encoding Flp pilus assembly complex ATPase component TadA, which translates into the protein MGGPAGGVGVAFGSDRDGSYKQAVRIVMLTNMLGQALSVSTLGNGVMLVSAWKPFLVLLPLLPWLWLVTKVFDKHCSRFHLAKENWNLVHLCVGLIAVLMAFAMPIAGEGAIWAGLGAMIVLLAIDVTVFTMVVNKDDRVPEEHHLTLDFSKYREARAQKAADKKQGKAELVLRTPDKQLIAVPMVDSPEFELRTASEALYISAVRQRATQIEIAPVAGGVGGQAMYAASYMTDGVRTQGDTMPPANAMRVIDFWKHAAGLDVAERRKRQSGDTMVEQEGSKKKLRVVTIGSQAGVKCTMLIEPEAQVRRKPAALGLLEPQMEELKAITGEEEGVVLLAAPLDGGRTTTFYSVVKMHDAYTRNIQTVEIEPQDTIEGVKQNIFEVVPDGPEFSTFVRSVLRRDPDVVGVAELPDASTAKEIAKADVERTRTYVSLRADNALVAVAGWVKAVGDLDQGSKCLRGVVAQRLVRKLCTNCRVPYPPSPEMLKKLGLPGDRVKQLFKKGGQVLIKNKPEICPMCGGSGYHGQEGVFEIMRLTAEDRALIKAGDMGSLRTELRKRNTIMIQQAALKKAVDGVTSVEELMRVMGEGSPSPQRAPSAPAGAAS
- a CDS encoding PhoH family protein; its protein translation is MLREALGVRVAARDRVVQISGDRDAVDAARRVLERLGTAAERREQPTRKDVLDMIADELGEQAQATPLPELPEDRLDVYGQSRGIRARSVNQQRYLDAIHASDMVFAIGPAGTGKTYLAVAAAVHMLKSGRVRKVFLVRPAVEAGEKLGYLPGDLEDKVNPYLRPLFDALHDMMDYHTIRRFLESDVIEVAPLAFMRGRTLNNAVVILDEAQNTTRGQMKMFLTRMGQSSKMIVTGDTTQIDLQDPRESGLIDAVRKLKRVPGVEFITLDRVDVVRHQLVQRIIDAYGDEDAAAGGSGGGVRAMGDMPEQHVARTPRRGRNDTSTPESQA
- a CDS encoding PAS domain-containing protein, which gives rise to MPTAWNRPEHWCALLVAASAGVVWVGILNDWNAAVLLTGTGLAALAAIWILYAKVSAPKAQAIDELDRLSRSLTPTTPADADGAAGTLQDSLAQRLAQATQRVDLYRSRVSARLPELSTALSNVRAVLNAIPDPVLATDSTGVVIAANPAADAFWSRDAASVVGRNILDLFTQSEVLNLHAGALAGNPAVLHVKMPRAGLPRVVEVAAMPVALAVATPSAPSPSAAEPGVALALRDVTDLALASQLKTDFVANASHEVRTPLSSIKAAVETLRDGAADEPSMRDKLLTVVSSNVERIEELIRDLLDLSRLESPEAPVRREPVDLAALTRHVAESFERARDERHLNVADVVAPDVAIVESDSDLLRLILGNLIENSTKFAFENTTITVRVDRLHPQDTSQKARRDGIRIRVIDQGIGIPLAAQPRIFERFYQVDTARTGTPARRGTGLGLAIVKHAVKRLGGTISVDSVWQKGTTMTVHIPGCLPAPPQSTGAQSRPAN